The following are encoded together in the Pedobacter sp. D749 genome:
- a CDS encoding phosphatidylglycerophosphatase A, giving the protein MFIHKFLSTALGIGYIGKGAGTYAAIATCICWHLCQSPYTNPYLWPILSTMFIVMIGIMSADRVEEIWGKDHNRVVIDEVAGMCITLLFVPLKWQYTLIGLVLFRFFDILKPFYIRKLEELPGGWGVMADDILAGIYANILLQLVVVFDFF; this is encoded by the coding sequence GTGTTTATCCACAAATTTCTTTCAACGGCCCTGGGCATTGGCTACATCGGCAAAGGCGCCGGTACATACGCTGCTATAGCAACCTGTATCTGCTGGCACCTTTGCCAGAGCCCTTATACCAACCCATATTTATGGCCAATACTTTCTACCATGTTCATTGTAATGATCGGGATCATGAGTGCCGACCGGGTAGAAGAGATTTGGGGCAAAGACCATAACAGGGTAGTGATTGATGAAGTGGCGGGAATGTGCATTACCCTGTTATTTGTGCCTTTAAAATGGCAATATACCCTTATTGGGCTTGTTCTTTTTAGGTTTTTTGATATTCTGAAACCCTTTTATATCCGTAAACTGGAAGAATTGCCAGGCGGTTGGGGCGTAATGGCTGATGATATACTGGCCGGGATTTACGCAAATATACTCCTCCAGCTGGTAGTGGTTTTCGATTTTTTTTAG
- a CDS encoding right-handed parallel beta-helix repeat-containing protein, protein MKSNQIFKLLILVVLALAGCEKANIDVDTTAVDGSAIGEVSGVWAKGSTQVIKGDIVIPEGKTLTIEEGVTVLMDTVAKPEIIIKGNLYALGTAENPIRFTVNEFYKTSSKKFGKLWGGILAGQTCEELVLDHVILEYAGSTTSDASTSVKMGLYKARAGENLPALWFTNANGKLVVQNSIFRNLQEDCTYIDGGKIIFANNVFYTTGVTGGEAMNFKSGCLADVAYNLVYSTNTNALKLSNTGDKKPQAYIIAYNNTMVNTGWRRPTAKGGSIWLESTVRANLYNNLFANTRFGVKRDPKKPEDSRSAYSNNWYYGFDQATVNQFQPTGDIVGGKNDVISNVAGANDPKFVNYPLNTAVTNADFNTAWDFHLQGNSPALGKGITNFTRHYQAGITMKNGITYSSPSPSTFVGAYGTKI, encoded by the coding sequence ATGAAATCAAATCAGATTTTTAAATTATTAATCCTGGTTGTGCTGGCCTTAGCAGGATGTGAAAAAGCCAATATAGATGTTGATACCACTGCTGTTGATGGCTCGGCAATTGGTGAGGTTTCCGGTGTTTGGGCAAAAGGCAGTACGCAGGTAATTAAAGGCGATATTGTAATCCCGGAAGGTAAAACACTAACGATTGAAGAGGGCGTAACGGTGCTGATGGATACGGTTGCGAAACCAGAAATTATTATAAAAGGTAATCTGTATGCGCTTGGAACTGCAGAAAATCCGATCAGATTTACGGTAAATGAATTCTATAAAACCTCATCAAAAAAATTCGGAAAGCTTTGGGGAGGTATTTTGGCCGGCCAAACATGTGAGGAACTGGTGCTTGATCACGTAATTCTCGAATATGCAGGATCAACTACTTCAGATGCTTCAACATCTGTTAAAATGGGACTTTATAAAGCAAGGGCCGGAGAAAACTTACCCGCGCTCTGGTTTACCAATGCTAATGGTAAATTAGTCGTTCAAAATAGTATCTTCAGAAACCTTCAGGAAGATTGTACTTACATTGATGGTGGAAAGATTATTTTTGCCAATAATGTGTTTTATACCACTGGCGTAACAGGAGGAGAAGCCATGAACTTTAAGTCGGGTTGTTTGGCAGATGTGGCCTATAACCTGGTTTATAGTACCAATACCAATGCCTTAAAATTATCTAACACTGGAGATAAAAAACCACAAGCCTATATTATTGCCTATAACAATACCATGGTGAATACGGGCTGGAGAAGACCAACGGCCAAAGGCGGATCGATCTGGCTGGAGAGCACAGTACGTGCCAATTTATATAATAATCTTTTCGCCAATACCCGTTTTGGTGTGAAAAGAGACCCGAAAAAGCCTGAAGATAGCCGTTCTGCTTATAGCAATAACTGGTATTATGGTTTTGATCAGGCGACTGTAAATCAGTTTCAGCCAACCGGCGATATTGTGGGTGGTAAAAACGATGTGATTAGCAATGTTGCCGGAGCTAATGATCCTAAATTTGTGAACTATCCTCTAAACACAGCAGTTACCAATGCCGATTTTAATACCGCATGGGATTTTCACCTGCAAGGCAACTCACCGGCTTTGGGTAAGGGCATTACTAACTTTACCCGCCATTACCAGGCCGGAATTACAATGAAAAATGGTATCACCTATAGCTCACCTTCACCATCAACATTTGTTGGTGCATACGGAACTAAGATATAA
- a CDS encoding TonB-dependent receptor, whose translation MNKLLQILFLLLFCAGTANATKLKGHVYDKQTGEAIVGATVVLENPRRVTNTGLDGTFEFKDVKAGATKISVSYITYKTIEKTLVILKEDNDHLKFYMESDSKSLDDITIKSNAVSSTDQGARRLEKNAPQLMNIVSGRAIEISPDLTVANVMQRISGVSIERNSNGDGQYAILRGMDKRYNYTLVNGIKIPSPDNKYRYVPLDLFPSDLLDRLEVYKTLTPNLEGDAIGGAINMVMKNAPGQLQVNANVSTGYSQLFFDRKFTSYNASDINYKSPYEVNGKNYNATQNDFSKGTLDYKYKNPAPNLIGSLSLSKRFLDNRLGVVLAGSYQNTYRGSNSTFYNNSVVGTDAYATITSKSYREFSEQQQRTGLHGKIDYVFNKNHQISFYNVYVNLKNQQVRDAVTTTYNKDYDPIAGNAQLVFDTRSRLTEQQIYNSTLHGDHKFFDDKFKVQWSAVYSSAKNDVPENTSISLNGLEQNFQRKRTSLVNTNPVTRRWERNTDEDLAGYLDLTYHVLSGTHKLDLMAGGLYRDKKRSSFFNNYNLAQGADHANDIYGVNFQNYTDLNLVVSNPTGAVANSLTYDATEQTTSGYGMFKYTSAKLEVIGGARVEHTNQGYNLLFPAGESFPKGNQIYTDVLPSLTAKYFLTEKAQLHASYYKALNRPGFYEIVPGKVVNEEFQERGNPNLQRALADNFDLRYELFPGASEQLLVGAFYKRIKNPIEYTFQADAVRGQDIYYSPGNFGTANNYGAEVDYIKYFSKIGVKANYTYTHSRINTTKTTRVINSTTGDTEPANVNQERPLYGQSAHIANLSVLFKDTKKGWDAQVAGAYTGPRINTVSQFLNNDLWQEGFVQVDASAEKRFKGGISVFVKANNILNTPTKLFIKGTNPANNDIKEDLVKNGNTLIRSDYYGQNYLVGFRYKFN comes from the coding sequence ATGAATAAACTATTACAAATTCTGTTTTTACTTCTTTTTTGTGCAGGCACAGCAAATGCCACAAAACTGAAAGGCCACGTTTACGATAAGCAAACTGGAGAAGCAATTGTAGGTGCAACAGTGGTTTTAGAAAACCCAAGGCGCGTAACGAATACCGGATTAGATGGTACTTTCGAATTTAAGGATGTAAAAGCAGGTGCTACTAAAATTAGTGTAAGCTACATTACTTACAAAACCATTGAGAAGACCTTAGTGATACTGAAAGAGGATAACGATCACTTAAAGTTCTACATGGAGAGCGATTCGAAAAGCCTTGACGATATCACCATTAAGTCAAATGCCGTGAGTTCTACCGATCAGGGGGCAAGACGTTTAGAAAAAAATGCCCCGCAACTGATGAATATCGTATCAGGGAGGGCAATTGAAATTTCACCGGATTTAACGGTGGCCAATGTAATGCAACGCATTTCAGGGGTGTCTATTGAGCGCAATAGCAACGGCGATGGACAGTACGCCATATTAAGGGGAATGGATAAACGCTACAATTATACTTTGGTAAATGGCATTAAAATCCCTAGTCCGGATAATAAATACCGTTATGTTCCGCTTGATCTTTTCCCTTCTGATTTGCTCGACCGTTTAGAGGTGTACAAAACACTTACGCCAAATTTAGAGGGCGATGCCATTGGCGGAGCCATTAATATGGTGATGAAAAATGCACCAGGCCAATTACAGGTAAATGCTAACGTTTCTACCGGTTATAGCCAATTGTTTTTCGATCGTAAGTTTACCAGTTACAATGCTTCAGATATTAATTATAAATCGCCTTACGAAGTAAACGGGAAAAACTATAATGCTACACAGAACGATTTTAGCAAGGGTACACTCGATTATAAGTATAAAAACCCTGCGCCTAATTTAATCGGAAGTTTATCTTTAAGTAAACGCTTTTTAGATAACAGATTAGGCGTCGTGTTAGCAGGAAGTTATCAGAATACTTACCGTGGAAGTAATAGCACTTTCTACAATAATTCAGTGGTTGGTACAGATGCTTATGCTACAATTACCAGTAAAAGTTACCGCGAGTTTTCTGAACAACAGCAGCGTACTGGGTTGCACGGGAAAATTGATTATGTGTTTAACAAAAACCATCAGATCAGTTTTTACAATGTGTACGTTAATCTGAAAAACCAGCAGGTTAGAGATGCCGTAACCACAACTTACAACAAGGATTATGATCCTATAGCAGGAAATGCACAATTGGTCTTCGATACCCGTAGCCGTTTAACGGAGCAGCAGATTTACAATTCTACGCTGCATGGCGACCATAAATTTTTTGATGATAAATTTAAGGTGCAATGGTCGGCTGTTTATTCTTCTGCCAAAAATGATGTGCCGGAAAATACCAGTATCAGTTTGAATGGATTGGAGCAGAATTTTCAACGCAAACGTACCAGTTTAGTCAATACCAATCCGGTTACGCGCAGATGGGAACGAAATACCGACGAGGACTTAGCTGGTTATCTTGATTTGACTTACCATGTTTTATCAGGAACCCATAAACTGGATCTTATGGCAGGAGGTTTATACCGCGATAAAAAGAGGAGCAGCTTCTTTAATAATTACAATTTGGCTCAGGGAGCAGATCATGCAAATGATATTTATGGTGTAAATTTCCAAAATTATACCGACCTGAATCTGGTAGTCAGCAATCCAACAGGTGCAGTAGCCAATTCCCTTACCTACGATGCAACTGAGCAAACCACTTCAGGTTATGGAATGTTTAAATATACTTCAGCTAAGTTAGAAGTAATTGGTGGTGCAAGAGTAGAACATACCAATCAGGGTTATAATCTTCTTTTTCCGGCAGGAGAATCTTTTCCAAAAGGAAACCAGATTTATACCGATGTATTACCGAGTTTAACTGCAAAATATTTTTTAACAGAAAAAGCACAGTTACATGCTTCTTACTACAAAGCACTTAATCGCCCTGGTTTTTACGAAATTGTACCCGGAAAAGTTGTAAATGAAGAATTTCAGGAACGTGGTAATCCTAACCTGCAACGTGCACTGGCTGATAATTTCGATTTAAGGTACGAACTTTTTCCTGGCGCTTCCGAGCAATTATTGGTTGGTGCATTCTACAAAAGGATAAAAAATCCAATTGAATATACCTTTCAGGCCGATGCTGTTCGCGGTCAGGATATTTATTATAGTCCAGGAAACTTTGGTACAGCCAATAACTATGGAGCTGAGGTAGATTACATCAAATATTTCAGTAAAATAGGTGTAAAGGCCAATTATACCTACACCCATTCGCGCATTAACACCACTAAAACCACCAGGGTTATTAATAGCACTACCGGAGATACCGAGCCTGCCAATGTAAACCAGGAACGTCCACTTTACGGTCAGTCTGCACATATTGCCAACCTATCTGTATTGTTTAAAGACACCAAAAAAGGCTGGGATGCACAGGTTGCCGGTGCCTATACGGGACCACGCATCAATACCGTTTCACAGTTCTTAAATAACGATTTGTGGCAGGAAGGATTTGTTCAAGTGGATGCATCTGCAGAGAAACGTTTTAAAGGTGGCATCAGTGTTTTTGTTAAAGCCAATAACATCTTAAATACACCAACAAAACTATTTATAAAAGGTACAAACCCGGCAAATAACGATATCAAAGAAGATTTGGTTAAAAATGGAAATACCTTGATCAGAAGCGATTATTATGGCCAGAATTATCTTGTTGGCTTTAGGTATAAATTTAATTAA
- a CDS encoding phytase, which produces MKHNILKLAALAVLSLTISCNGGTQNGNSTAVKPLYVSDPVDVDTDDPAIWVNPNDPAQSLVIGTDKDSSGGLYVFDLKGKIIKSKTIKGLKRPNNVDIAYGLQLAGKKTDIAVTTERYTHKLRIFSLPDMKAIDNGGIPVFVGETGAEYRDLMGISMYTDPSGKIYAIVGRKTGPKNGSYLWQYLLTDDGKGNVKADLVRKFGLYSGKKEIEAIAVDNELGYVYYCDEQVGVRKYYADPAKGNKELALFGQGDFAVDNEGIAIYKTSGNKGYILVSDQGARQLKVYDRVAKANTAQPHPLLTTVKYSANQTDGIDVVSVPLNNDFKHGLLVAMSDDKTFHFYRWEDIAGKKMTSINP; this is translated from the coding sequence ATGAAGCATAATATATTAAAACTTGCCGCTTTAGCGGTTCTAAGCCTGACCATTTCTTGTAATGGAGGTACACAAAACGGAAATAGTACAGCCGTAAAACCTTTATATGTGTCTGATCCTGTCGATGTTGATACCGATGATCCTGCGATCTGGGTAAACCCTAATGATCCGGCACAGTCATTGGTAATCGGTACCGATAAAGATAGCAGCGGTGGCTTGTATGTTTTCGATCTGAAAGGTAAAATCATCAAATCAAAAACCATAAAAGGTTTAAAGCGACCTAACAACGTTGATATTGCCTATGGTTTACAGTTGGCTGGGAAAAAAACAGATATTGCGGTTACAACAGAACGTTACACCCATAAACTGCGGATATTTTCTCTTCCCGATATGAAAGCAATCGACAATGGCGGAATTCCGGTTTTTGTAGGTGAAACAGGAGCAGAGTACCGCGATTTGATGGGGATTTCGATGTATACCGATCCAAGTGGAAAAATTTATGCAATTGTTGGTCGTAAAACCGGACCTAAAAACGGAAGTTATCTTTGGCAATATTTGTTAACTGATGACGGAAAAGGCAATGTTAAAGCAGATTTGGTGCGGAAATTTGGTCTATATAGTGGTAAAAAAGAAATAGAAGCCATTGCCGTTGATAACGAACTCGGGTATGTTTATTATTGCGATGAGCAGGTAGGGGTACGCAAGTATTATGCAGACCCCGCCAAAGGAAATAAAGAATTGGCACTATTTGGACAAGGCGATTTTGCTGTCGATAATGAAGGAATAGCTATTTATAAAACTTCAGGAAATAAAGGATATATTCTGGTATCCGATCAGGGCGCCAGACAGTTAAAAGTGTACGATCGGGTAGCGAAAGCCAATACTGCTCAGCCCCACCCGCTTTTAACCACAGTTAAATATTCGGCTAATCAAACAGATGGTATTGATGTGGTTTCCGTTCCTTTGAATAACGATTTTAAACATGGCTTGCTGGTGGCGATGAGCGATGATAAAACCTTTCATTTTTATAGGTGGGAAGATATAGCAGGTAAAAAAATGACTAGTATAAATCCTTAA
- a CDS encoding AraC family transcriptional regulator: MQQELLNKTFSEKNHEEALSLNDGLMAKIHHSSDPNYCSSEPFRVSSYALILITKGKLNIKINFEDYVLNHRDILLVLPHSVYEIADNSSVSFISIHFNKSYLKNKGIFFNNGETYRMSKDVQSHKFSLSKEEYTFIYYDMLALHKKLNVSKDTPQIKNIVHNSFLELLYDIFLLKNKQKDSKPLVHNSRTELTNRFLSLVSENFKKEKRVIYYANCLRITPRHLSQVVKQVTDRTAGEIIDEMVIREAKLLLTSHVMNISEVAMELRFSNSSFFGKYFKKQTGITPSEYKMSNNIAV, translated from the coding sequence ATGCAACAAGAGTTACTCAATAAAACTTTTTCAGAAAAAAACCATGAGGAAGCACTTTCTTTGAACGATGGCCTGATGGCAAAAATACACCACAGCAGCGATCCAAATTATTGCAGTTCGGAGCCTTTCCGTGTATCGAGTTATGCCCTAATCCTTATTACTAAAGGCAAGCTCAATATTAAGATCAATTTTGAAGATTATGTGCTCAACCACAGGGATATTTTACTGGTTTTGCCACATTCTGTTTATGAAATTGCAGATAATAGCAGCGTTTCGTTTATCAGTATCCATTTTAATAAGAGCTACCTTAAAAATAAGGGTATATTTTTTAACAATGGCGAAACATACCGGATGTCGAAAGATGTTCAATCACATAAATTTTCATTATCGAAAGAGGAATACACCTTTATTTATTACGATATGCTGGCGCTCCACAAGAAACTTAATGTTTCAAAAGATACGCCACAGATCAAAAATATTGTGCACAACAGCTTTTTGGAACTTCTTTATGATATTTTCCTCCTTAAAAACAAACAGAAAGATTCTAAACCATTAGTACATAACAGTCGCACGGAATTAACCAACCGGTTTTTATCGCTGGTCTCGGAAAACTTTAAAAAGGAAAAGCGTGTAATTTATTATGCCAATTGTTTGCGCATTACGCCGAGGCATTTATCGCAGGTGGTGAAACAGGTTACAGACAGAACAGCTGGAGAAATTATTGATGAAATGGTAATCAGGGAAGCCAAATTGCTACTAACCAGCCATGTAATGAATATTTCGGAAGTAGCCATGGAACTACGTTTTAGCAACTCCTCTTTTTTTGGCAAGTATTTTAAAAAACAGACGGGAATTACGCCTTCTGAGTACAAAATGTCGAATAATATTGCAGTATAG
- a CDS encoding NAD(P)-dependent oxidoreductase, with protein MKKRVLITGATGFVGYHLIKSALANGLEVYANVRQSAAANHLKDFKINYVDLDFESIYLLKENIEEKKYDYIVHAAAVTKAKNLGDYNKINAIYTRNLAVAASKSTHAIEKFIFISSLAALGPLKQKNDKLTEKSASNPVTQYGISKALAETYLAQISNLPLIIFRPTAVYGPREKDIFILIKTIKAGLELYIGKQEQELSFVYATDLADIIIKALASAVAGKAYNISDGAVYNRSSLAHYVSKALGKKTVRVNVPVPLIKGLAWSMEHVYGVFNKIPALNVDKIKELTALNWGCDIKNIQNDFGFVPRFGLEQGLNETINWYRKNNWL; from the coding sequence ATGAAAAAGCGGGTGTTGATTACCGGGGCGACAGGATTTGTAGGGTACCACCTGATTAAATCTGCTTTAGCCAATGGATTGGAAGTATATGCAAATGTGCGTCAATCGGCCGCCGCAAATCACCTTAAAGATTTTAAGATCAATTATGTCGACCTGGATTTTGAATCGATCTACTTACTAAAAGAAAATATCGAAGAGAAAAAATACGATTATATCGTACATGCCGCTGCAGTAACCAAGGCAAAGAATTTGGGAGATTACAATAAGATCAACGCAATATATACCAGGAATTTAGCTGTAGCTGCTTCGAAATCAACACATGCGATAGAGAAATTTATATTTATCAGTAGTCTGGCGGCTCTGGGTCCTTTAAAGCAGAAAAACGATAAACTGACGGAAAAAAGTGCATCTAATCCGGTAACCCAATATGGCATCAGTAAGGCGCTGGCTGAGACTTATCTGGCGCAAATTTCCAATCTGCCACTGATCATTTTCAGGCCTACAGCGGTTTATGGCCCACGGGAGAAAGACATTTTCATACTGATCAAAACCATTAAAGCTGGGCTGGAGCTTTACATCGGCAAGCAGGAACAGGAACTCAGTTTTGTATATGCTACTGATCTGGCCGATATCATCATTAAAGCGCTTGCTTCTGCAGTGGCGGGCAAGGCTTACAATATATCCGATGGGGCAGTGTACAACCGCTCATCGCTCGCTCATTATGTAAGTAAGGCTTTAGGTAAAAAAACGGTAAGGGTAAATGTACCTGTGCCGTTGATTAAAGGTTTGGCATGGTCGATGGAACATGTGTATGGCGTATTTAATAAAATACCCGCCCTAAATGTAGATAAAATAAAAGAGCTCACTGCCCTTAACTGGGGCTGCGACATTAAAAATATTCAGAACGATTTTGGTTTTGTTCCCCGGTTCGGATTGGAACAGGGACTAAACGAAACCATCAACTGGTACCGTAAAAACAATTGGTTATAA
- a CDS encoding GtrA family protein, which translates to MLTYLKAQASSLIASATDFGITIIAVNLFGLWYLAASIIGTISGGVVNFYVNRKWVFQSRSKEVKWQVFRYILVWAGNLAIVTTGVFIFTHFFNLNYVLAKVLSSVLTGISYNYIMQRQFIFTS; encoded by the coding sequence ATGCTTACCTACCTAAAAGCACAGGCATCATCCTTAATAGCTTCTGCAACCGATTTTGGTATCACCATCATTGCAGTAAACCTTTTCGGACTGTGGTACCTGGCAGCAAGCATCATAGGCACCATTTCTGGCGGTGTGGTTAATTTTTATGTTAACCGCAAATGGGTTTTTCAAAGCCGGTCGAAGGAGGTGAAGTGGCAGGTGTTCAGGTATATTTTGGTATGGGCAGGCAATCTGGCCATAGTTACCACCGGGGTGTTTATTTTTACCCATTTTTTTAATCTCAATTACGTACTCGCTAAAGTGCTAAGCTCGGTTTTAACCGGCATCAGCTACAATTATATCATGCAAAGGCAGTTTATTTTTACAAGTTAA
- a CDS encoding pyridoxal phosphate-dependent aminotransferase family protein, protein MRKKLQDRIASFKDAAVIKEKGLYPYFRSIESAQDTEVVINGKKVLMFGSNSYLGLTNHPKIKEAAKAAIEKYGTGCAGSRFLNGSLDIHLELENRLAEYVGKEAAVLFSTGFQVNLGVISCLLDRNDYLLLDEYDHASIIDGSRLAFARTIKYAHNDMQDLRRKLSRLPEDAAKLIVSDGIFSMEGDLVNLPEMVEIANEFGANIMMDDAHSLGVIGFNGSGTASHFNLTEDVDLIMGTFSKSLASLGGFIAGSAETIEYIKHRARSLMFSASMPPSAVASVIAALDIIESEPERIDKLWANTEYAKKLLLNAGFDIGHSNSPIIPIYIRDNTKTFMITNILQQNGVFVNPVVSPAVPSDSSLIRFSLMATHSFEQIESAIEQLSAAFKAVNVELVGSQS, encoded by the coding sequence ATGCGTAAAAAATTACAAGATAGAATTGCCTCTTTTAAGGATGCGGCGGTGATAAAAGAAAAGGGATTATATCCTTATTTCAGGTCGATAGAATCTGCCCAGGATACCGAGGTGGTGATCAATGGGAAAAAGGTGCTCATGTTTGGTTCTAATTCCTATTTAGGGTTAACCAATCATCCTAAAATAAAAGAAGCTGCAAAAGCCGCCATCGAAAAATATGGTACAGGTTGTGCTGGTTCGCGGTTTTTAAATGGTTCGCTCGATATCCACCTCGAATTGGAAAACCGTTTGGCCGAGTATGTAGGCAAAGAAGCTGCGGTGCTTTTTAGCACTGGTTTTCAGGTGAATTTAGGGGTAATATCCTGTTTATTAGATCGTAATGATTACCTCTTGCTTGATGAGTACGATCATGCTTCGATTATTGATGGCAGTCGCCTGGCCTTTGCCCGTACAATCAAGTATGCGCACAACGATATGCAGGATCTTCGCCGCAAATTAAGCCGTTTACCTGAAGATGCCGCCAAACTGATTGTTTCTGATGGTATTTTTAGTATGGAAGGCGATTTAGTTAATCTTCCAGAAATGGTAGAAATTGCCAATGAATTTGGTGCCAACATCATGATGGATGATGCGCATAGCCTTGGGGTAATTGGCTTTAATGGATCAGGAACGGCATCACATTTCAATCTTACGGAGGATGTAGACCTGATTATGGGTACTTTTAGCAAATCGCTCGCCTCTCTTGGTGGTTTTATTGCGGGAAGTGCCGAAACCATCGAATATATCAAACACCGTGCAAGGTCGTTGATGTTTAGTGCCAGTATGCCGCCATCAGCCGTGGCAAGTGTGATTGCTGCATTGGATATCATCGAATCAGAACCTGAACGTATTGATAAACTTTGGGCCAATACAGAATATGCGAAGAAACTTTTGCTCAATGCAGGTTTCGATATTGGGCACAGCAACAGTCCGATTATACCCATTTACATCCGCGATAACACCAAAACCTTTATGATTACGAATATCCTTCAGCAAAACGGGGTTTTCGTTAATCCGGTTGTTTCACCAGCAGTACCTTCAGATTCGTCTTTGATCAGGTTTTCTTTAATGGCTACACATAGCTTCGAACAGATTGAATCGGCGATTGAGCAATTAAGTGCAGCTTTTAAGGCTGTTAACGTAGAATTAGTAGGAAGCCAATCATGA
- a CDS encoding inositol-3-phosphate synthase, whose amino-acid sequence MKQQVKAAEGKLGILMPGLGAVATTMIAGVAAIKKGISKPIGSLTQMGTIRLGKRTEKKEPKIKDFVPLANLEDLVFGGWDVYEDNVYEAALNARVLDANLLRDVREELQAIKPMRAAFDRNYVKNLDGKYVKDIDNRYELALAVMEDIKNFKAENNCDRIVLVWCGSTEIYFEASEVHESLAAFEQGLKDNDLRIAPSMIYAYAALKLGIPFANGAPNLTVDIPALIELAKETDTPIAGKDFKTGQTLMKTILAPGLAARSLGVNGWFSDNILGNRDGLVLDDPDNFKTKEVSKLGVLEDIFKPEVNPDLYGDMYHKIRINYYPPHGDNKESWDNIDIFGWLGYKMQIKINFLCRDSILAAPIVLDLALFIDLAKRSNMSGIQEWLSFYLKSPQTIPGVPSENDIFKQLMKLQNTLRYIMGEELITHLGQDYEEELIETV is encoded by the coding sequence ATGAAACAACAAGTAAAAGCAGCTGAAGGTAAGCTGGGAATATTAATGCCAGGACTTGGCGCTGTAGCTACAACCATGATCGCCGGAGTTGCTGCAATTAAAAAAGGCATCTCAAAACCGATTGGTTCGTTAACGCAGATGGGCACTATCCGTTTGGGTAAAAGAACAGAAAAAAAAGAGCCAAAAATTAAAGATTTTGTGCCTTTAGCCAATCTGGAAGATTTAGTTTTCGGTGGCTGGGACGTTTATGAAGATAATGTTTACGAAGCTGCGTTAAACGCCCGTGTACTGGATGCCAACCTTTTGCGCGATGTGCGTGAAGAGTTACAGGCCATTAAACCGATGCGCGCCGCTTTCGACAGAAACTACGTAAAAAACCTGGATGGTAAATATGTAAAGGACATCGATAACCGTTACGAACTGGCTTTAGCGGTAATGGAAGATATTAAAAACTTCAAGGCCGAAAACAACTGCGACCGTATTGTATTGGTTTGGTGTGGTTCTACCGAAATTTATTTTGAAGCATCAGAAGTACACGAATCGCTTGCTGCATTTGAGCAAGGTTTAAAAGACAACGATTTGCGTATTGCGCCAAGTATGATTTACGCCTATGCTGCATTAAAACTGGGCATTCCTTTCGCTAATGGTGCACCAAACTTAACAGTTGATATCCCTGCATTGATCGAACTGGCTAAAGAAACCGATACCCCAATTGCAGGTAAAGATTTTAAAACTGGTCAAACCTTAATGAAAACTATTTTGGCACCAGGTTTAGCTGCACGTTCATTGGGTGTAAATGGTTGGTTCTCAGATAATATTTTAGGCAACCGTGATGGTTTGGTATTAGACGATCCGGATAATTTTAAAACCAAAGAAGTATCTAAACTGGGTGTGCTGGAAGATATTTTCAAACCAGAAGTTAACCCGGATTTATATGGCGATATGTACCACAAAATCAGGATCAACTATTATCCTCCTCACGGTGATAATAAAGAAAGTTGGGATAACATCGATATTTTCGGTTGGTTGGGTTACAAAATGCAGATCAAAATCAATTTCCTTTGCCGCGACTCAATTTTAGCTGCACCAATTGTATTGGATCTTGCTTTGTTTATCGATCTTGCTAAACGCTCAAATATGTCGGGTATCCAGGAGTGGTTATCATTCTACTTGAAATCGCCACAAACGATTCCAGGTGTACCTTCAGAGAACGACATTTTCAAACAGTTAATGAAACTTCAGAATACCTTACGTTACATCATGGGCGAAGAGTTGATCACCCATTTAGGTCAGGATTATGAAGAAGAACTGATAGAAACGGTATAG